From Microbacterium croceum, a single genomic window includes:
- a CDS encoding aldo/keto reductase, with amino-acid sequence MSSPESGTPRLRIPTLGYGAANVGNLFRPLSDEESWAVLDAAWESGIRYYDTAPHYGLGLSERRLGSFLQTKPREEYVLSTKAGRLLRPNPEHAGGLDTANDFHVPDDLQRVWDFSADGIRASVEESRERLGIERIDLLYLHDPERHDLDLALAEALPAMQQLRDEGGVTAIGIGSMVSEALAAAVRSADLDLIMVAGRYTLLEQPAAVDVLPACRETGTGIVAASVFNSGLLAASEPRRDARYEYGQLPDALWDRLVRIAAVCAAHDVPLPAAAIQFPLQAAEVRAVVVGGSRPAQLVQNAEYAALDIPTALWQELAAERLIPAR; translated from the coding sequence ATGTCGTCGCCTGAGTCCGGTACGCCCCGCCTTCGCATCCCGACGCTCGGCTACGGCGCCGCGAACGTCGGCAACCTCTTCCGCCCGCTCAGCGATGAGGAGTCCTGGGCCGTGCTGGACGCGGCGTGGGAGAGCGGCATCCGCTACTACGACACCGCCCCGCACTACGGACTCGGGCTGTCCGAGCGTCGGCTCGGCTCGTTCCTGCAGACCAAGCCCCGCGAGGAGTACGTGCTGTCGACCAAGGCCGGGCGTCTGCTGCGGCCGAACCCGGAGCACGCGGGAGGCCTCGACACCGCGAACGACTTCCACGTGCCGGACGACCTGCAGCGCGTCTGGGACTTCTCAGCCGACGGCATCCGCGCCAGCGTCGAGGAGTCGCGCGAGCGTCTGGGGATTGAGCGCATCGACCTGCTCTACCTGCACGACCCGGAGCGGCACGACCTCGACCTCGCGCTCGCCGAGGCGCTGCCCGCGATGCAGCAGCTGCGCGACGAGGGCGGCGTGACCGCGATCGGCATCGGATCGATGGTGTCGGAGGCGCTCGCCGCGGCCGTGCGCTCGGCCGACCTCGACCTGATCATGGTCGCCGGCCGGTACACGCTGCTCGAACAGCCCGCCGCGGTCGACGTGCTGCCGGCCTGCCGGGAGACCGGGACCGGGATCGTCGCGGCATCCGTCTTCAACTCCGGACTGCTCGCCGCGAGCGAGCCCCGCCGCGACGCGCGCTACGAGTACGGCCAGCTGCCCGATGCGCTGTGGGACCGGCTGGTGCGCATCGCCGCGGTCTGCGCCGCACACGACGTGCCCCTGCCGGCGGCCGCGATCCAGTTCCCGCTGCAGGCCGCCGAGGTGCGCGCGGTGGTCGTCGGCGGCAGCCGTCCGGCGCAGCTGGTGCAGAATGCGGAGTACGCGGCACTCGATATCCCGACCGCGCTCTGGCAGGAGCTGGCGGCCGAGAGACTGATCCCCGCGCGCTGA